Part of the Vanessa atalanta chromosome 1, ilVanAtal1.2, whole genome shotgun sequence genome is shown below.
TTATGCTTATTTTTGCATGTtgctataatagaaaataattatgtcaaatCGAAAATTACTAACCAGACCggattataatctgtatttaatttcatttttttttatagaggaCCATCCCCTAGCTCATCTAATAACGCTCAATTTCCTATGATTAATCAAATTtatcaaatacttaataattttcaatgtagtttttttgcattttatcaattattcaaatccataaagttaaaaaaaaaacaaatacatatatatatagtgactTTCATATCGCGTAATCAATCGTAAAGCAGACGAGCGAGCAGTCGTCAGTCGTCAGTCGTCAGTCGTCAGTACCTGCGTGACGAGTGCGCGCGTCTCCTGCGTGGCGGAGTGCAGCAGCATGTCGCGGAAGGGCTCGGGCGCGTCGAGGCCGAAGCTCTTGGCGTCGTCCAGCAGCTTGTCCACGGCGAGCAGCCCGCCCTCGCCCGCCAGGATCTCCACGCCCGTCGCGCACCATTCGTTTGCCTGCATTTTGATTTACCCATTACCTACTTATGAATGACTATGATGGGGCAAAGGAAGCGAAGGCGAGCAGGAAAACTTCGCTCCATAAACATTGTAGGCAGTGTAAGAATATATTCTCACCACATAGTCAGGCAGACAGAGCATAGCGACTAGTCGTCTAACGATAGACGACTTGTCCGCCTTAACCATAAATATATCACGATCATTTAAATCTTAAAGAAACTTATGGTATAGATTAtagaactatataatatataataatcaaattggaaagcaaaaactattaaaatacctTATCTATCCTGTCCATTAGTTCTCttgcttttattaataacatacttcgtttttgtattttttctatcAATAATGAACTCGTTCGCCTTAATTCTTCGCATTTTGATTCTATATGGTCCACGGAGCTCAATGgatctttcattaatttttcacctaagaatattttaaaactttaataatgaataaattcaaattttacatcacattttttgtaaaaagaatTACCTTCTTCGATCACTGATGAAGCAGCATCTAGATCACAGTTGCATagtttttcaaattcatttgcTTCTTGTATAAGGCCGTCGACTCTAACTGCTGTTTCACCGACTTCGGTCATATCGCACGCGTTCTTTAAATGGGAATCTAAAGTAgcctaaataaatgaaaaaaaaagcatttatattttaagtcataaaaaatacaggccaacgaaaaaaaaattataatacttttgacACATAAcctcaaatttaaaattgttgttatttatatgtaaatgtctTGTAAACGTCAAATTGATGTATAGTACATATTTGTGTTAGATTACAATGACTTTAGATATAGTGTGCAATTTTAGAAAATGCAGAAAATCACTGTCGAGTCATGCGTGGGTGACGACTTGTTCCCATGTTTTTTGCATCGAACACGGTCAAAGGGAATTCAAAAGGAACGCAGAGAATTCTTTAACATGTCCAGCGTGTGGAAGTGAGTTGCGAGATAAATTTGATGTAATCCAAGCTGATCTCAAACCAAGCGAGACTTTTAAATCTATCGTTTTAGCGGGGATGAAACCAGATGTTATTATGGATATAGCTATGCGAGCAATGTCATTCTGGTCATACCAAGTTGAACAAGAAACTTTATATCAGGAGAGCGTAGCAAAACATTCTAAAGATAAACTTCAATGTTTGGAGGAAGTTAATACGCTAAATGTGCAGAAATTAAAAGCCGAGTTAGAAACCTGCAAACGTAAAGTAAATTCTTTACAGTCagaattcaataaaaaacgGAAGCAGGCAGAAGAATTAACAGCTCGATTGGAAGAGAAAACGAGACAAATACAGAAATTAACATTCCAACTCGATACTCAAAAGCGAAAAGAATTTCGATTGCCAAATTTCGAAGACAAAAATGACAATCAAGAGACATGTATTAATATTACTGAATTAGTTGGTAAAAGAGCCGCATCAGAAGCCTTTATT
Proteins encoded:
- the LOC125065747 gene encoding E3 ubiquitin-protein ligase CCNB1IP1-like, producing MTLDIVCNFRKCRKSLSSHAWVTTCSHVFCIEHGQREFKRNAENSLTCPACGSELRDKFDVIQADLKPSETFKSIVLAGMKPDVIMDIAMRAMSFWSYQVEQETLYQESVAKHSKDKLQCLEEVNTLNVQKLKAELETCKRKVNSLQSEFNKKRKQAEELTARLEEKTRQIQKLTFQLDTQKRKEFRLPNFEDKNDNQETCINITELVGKRAASEAFIFKPMKDTDTSRHLICSPKTPLFDFRQKNKRPGFQFKPIRS